From Rhodococcus sp. B7740:
ACCGACGAGGCCGCAAGGCTCGTTACGCCCTGCGGCCTCATGGTGATGCTGTTACGAGTCCGACTCAGTGAGGCCGGCCGTCGACCGCGCCCACAAGAATCGCTGCTGGGTTCCAAACCGCCGATGATCTTGCAGTGGCTCGGTCGAGAATTCGCCGTGTCGGCGGCCGCCTACCTCGAAGTTCGAGAAAGGTCCCGTGTCCCGTGATCGTGCGATCGCAAACCGATTGGTCGCGTCACTGGCTACACGGGAGTCGGTGACCTCGAAGGGCTGGTCGGCCGAGCCTTGCCTCTCGGCACATCAGGCGGAGCGGTCGTAGTCGGCGAAACCGTTGAAGTCGGTCTTCTTCATCGCAGCCAGGCTCAACAGCGACACAGCCACGAACGCGATGAGGTAGACCGAAATGGACATCGAGGTTCCGGTGGTCTCGATGAGCCATTCGGAGATGGCGGGGGCGAAGCCGCCACCGACAATGCCGCCTACTGCGTAAGGAAGGGAGGCTGCGGTGTAGCGGACACGCGGGGGAACAGCTCGGCGAACATCGCGCTCTGTGGCCCGTAGGAGAGTCCCAGCGCGATCGCCAGAACGAACACCGCGAGAGCGAATGCCCCGATGTTTGCAGTGTCTACCAGCAAGAACAGTGGGACGGCCCACGCCGCCATCAGGACATATCCGGCCGTCATGACGGGGCGGCGGCCGAACCGATCCGACCACGAGCCACCGAGCACGGTGGAAACGATCCACACCAGGGCGGCGAGCATCAAGGTGAAGAGTACTGCACTCGAATTCATTTGAAGATTGTTGGTCGTGTAAGAGAGCATGTAGCCGATCACCAGGTAGCCGGCGAGGATGTTGGCGACGAAAGATCCACCGGCGAGGACCATCTTGCGGGAGTGGCCGTGCACGGCTTCGACCAGCGGCATCGCCGATTCGGCCTGGGCCTGTTGGACATCGGCGAATACTGGGCTTTCGGAGATCGACGTTCGCACCTTTAGTCCGACCAGGACCAACGCGACGCTGACGAAGAAGGGCACCCGCCAGCCCCATGATTCGAACTGCTCGGGGGAGGTCGTGATCTGGAGAAGAAAGAAAACGCCAGTGGACAACACAAGTCCGGCCGGTGTGCCGATTTGGGAGAAGATCCCGTAGAGGCCTCGTTTGTTCGACGGCGCGTACTCCACCGACATCAGTGCGGCACCGCCCCATTCTCCTCCGGTGCTCAGGCCCTGAAGGAAGCGGAACACGACCAGCAGGAGCGGGGCGATGACGCCGATCTGTTCATAAGTGGGGAGCAATCCCATTCCAAGG
This genomic window contains:
- a CDS encoding MFS transporter; this translates as MDTPATSATSGHRIPTRAELLKVRFASGIGSTIEWYLSFAYISAAGLIFSTQYFGALGPNALIVSLGSVAASFIASPLGGIIAGHVGDRYGRKSALIGTLVVMGLASLGMGLLPTYEQIGVIAPLLLVVFRFLQGLSTGGEWGGAALMSVEYAPSNKRGLYGIFSQIGTPAGLVLSTGVFFLLQITTSPEQFESWGWRVPFFVSVALVLVGLKVRTSISESPVFADVQQAQAESAMPLVEAVHGHSRKMVLAGGSFVANILAGYLVIGYMLSYTTNNLQMNSSAVLFTLMLAALVWIVSTVLGGSWSDRFGRRPVMTAGYVLMAAWAVPLFLLVDTANIGAFALAVFVLAIALGLSYGPQSAMFAELFPRVSATPQPPFLTQ